In Pseudomonas poae, a single genomic region encodes these proteins:
- a CDS encoding aquaporin Z, whose translation MSLFKRSVTEGLGTFWLVLGGCGSAVLAAAFPAVGIGLLGVALAFGLTVLTMAFAIGHISGCHLNPAVSVGLVVGGRFPARELPAYIVAQVVGGTIAAALLYFIASGKPGFELASGLASNGYGEHSPGGYSMAAGFVCELVMTAMFVLIILGATDHRAPKGFAPIAIGLALTLIHLISIPVTNTSVNPARSTGPALIVGGWAIQQLWMFWLAPILGAVVGGFVYRWLGKEEPA comes from the coding sequence ATGTCTTTGTTCAAGCGTTCAGTCACGGAGGGGTTGGGTACGTTTTGGCTGGTGTTGGGCGGCTGCGGGAGTGCGGTGTTGGCCGCAGCGTTCCCTGCAGTCGGGATCGGCTTATTGGGTGTGGCCCTGGCATTCGGGCTTACGGTGCTGACCATGGCGTTTGCCATCGGGCACATCAGCGGGTGCCACCTCAACCCGGCAGTGTCGGTGGGGCTGGTAGTGGGCGGGCGGTTTCCGGCCAGGGAGTTACCGGCGTATATCGTGGCGCAGGTCGTCGGCGGCACCATCGCCGCTGCGCTGTTGTACTTCATTGCCAGCGGCAAGCCGGGGTTTGAACTGGCGTCGGGCCTGGCCTCCAACGGCTATGGCGAGCATTCGCCGGGCGGTTATTCGATGGCTGCGGGGTTTGTGTGTGAGTTGGTGATGACGGCGATGTTCGTGCTGATCATCCTCGGCGCCACCGACCATCGCGCCCCGAAGGGCTTCGCGCCCATCGCCATCGGCCTGGCCTTGACGTTGATCCACTTGATCTCCATCCCCGTCACCAACACCTCGGTCAACCCGGCCCGCAGTACCGGCCCGGCCTTGATCGTCGGCGGCTGGGCGATCCAGCAATTGTGGATGTTTTGGCTCGCGCCGATCCTGGGCGCGGTGGTGGGTGGTTTTGTCTATCGGTGGCTGGGCAAGGAGGAGCCGGCATAA
- a CDS encoding ABC transporter ATP-binding protein: MLYRRFEQLIDIFRDAPSAAPPDKVLPFYLYYLRQVWPHFAALLVVGLIGALIEVALFSYLSRIIDLAQGTPPANFFQLHSTELIWMAVVALLLRPIFGTLHDLLVHQTISPGMTSLIRWQNHSYVLKQSLNFFQNDFAGRIAQRIMQTGNSLRDSAVAAVDAIWHVAIYAISSLVLFAEADWRLMIPLVTWIICYSLALRYFVPRVKERSVISSEARSKLMGRIVDGYTNITTLKLFAHTQYEQQYAKEAIIEQTEKTQLASRVVTSMDIVITSMNGLLIVTTTGLALWLWTQSLISVGAIALATGLVIRIVNMSGWIMWVVNGIFENIGMVQDGLKTIAQPLAVIDRENAPRLNVPRGEVRFEQVDFHYGKKSGIIGGLNLEIKAGEKIGLIGPSGAGKSTLVNLLLRLYDLQGGRILIDGQNIADVAQESLREQIGMITQDTSLLHRSIRDNLLYGKPDATDEELWAAVHKARADEFIPLLSDSEGRTGLDAHVGERGVKLSGGQRQRIAIARVLLKDAPILIMDEATSALDSEVEAAIQESLETLMQGKTVIAIAHRLSTIARMDRLVVLEKGKIAESGSHAELLAHGGLYARLWQHQTGGFVGID, translated from the coding sequence ATGCTCTATCGTCGTTTCGAACAACTGATCGATATTTTCCGCGACGCACCCAGCGCCGCCCCGCCCGATAAAGTCCTGCCCTTCTACCTCTACTACCTGCGTCAGGTATGGCCACATTTTGCCGCGCTGCTGGTGGTGGGCCTGATCGGTGCGCTGATCGAGGTCGCGCTGTTCAGCTACCTGAGCCGCATCATCGACCTGGCCCAGGGCACCCCGCCGGCCAATTTCTTCCAACTGCACAGCACCGAGCTGATCTGGATGGCCGTGGTCGCCCTGTTGCTGCGCCCGATCTTCGGCACCCTGCATGACCTGCTGGTGCACCAGACCATCAGCCCCGGCATGACCAGCCTGATCCGCTGGCAGAACCACAGCTACGTGCTCAAGCAGAGCCTGAATTTCTTCCAGAACGACTTCGCCGGGCGTATCGCCCAGCGCATCATGCAAACCGGCAACTCCCTGCGCGACTCCGCCGTAGCGGCAGTGGATGCGATCTGGCACGTGGCGATCTACGCCATCAGTTCCCTGGTGCTGTTTGCCGAGGCCGACTGGCGCCTGATGATCCCGCTGGTGACCTGGATCATCTGCTACAGCCTGGCACTGCGCTACTTCGTGCCACGGGTGAAGGAACGCTCGGTGATCTCCTCCGAGGCGCGTTCCAAGTTGATGGGCCGCATCGTCGACGGCTACACCAACATCACCACCTTGAAGCTGTTCGCCCATACCCAGTATGAGCAGCAGTACGCCAAGGAAGCGATCATCGAGCAGACCGAAAAAACCCAGTTGGCCAGCCGTGTCGTCACCAGCATGGACATCGTGATCACCAGCATGAACGGCCTGTTGATCGTCACCACCACCGGCCTGGCGTTGTGGTTGTGGACGCAGTCGCTGATCTCCGTCGGCGCCATCGCCCTGGCTACCGGCCTGGTGATCCGTATCGTCAACATGTCCGGCTGGATCATGTGGGTGGTCAACGGCATTTTCGAAAACATCGGCATGGTGCAGGACGGTTTGAAAACCATCGCCCAGCCGCTGGCGGTGATCGACCGCGAGAACGCCCCGCGCCTGAACGTGCCCCGTGGCGAAGTACGCTTTGAACAGGTGGATTTCCACTACGGCAAGAAGAGCGGGATCATTGGCGGCCTGAACCTTGAGATCAAGGCCGGCGAAAAGATCGGCCTGATCGGCCCGTCCGGCGCGGGCAAATCGACCCTGGTCAATCTGCTGCTGCGTTTGTACGACCTGCAAGGCGGGCGCATCCTGATCGACGGCCAGAACATCGCCGACGTGGCCCAGGAGTCCTTGCGCGAACAGATCGGCATGATCACGCAGGACACGTCACTGCTGCACCGCTCGATCCGCGACAACCTGCTGTACGGCAAGCCGGACGCCACCGATGAAGAACTCTGGGCTGCCGTGCACAAGGCGCGGGCCGATGAATTCATCCCACTGCTGTCCGACTCAGAAGGTCGCACAGGGCTGGATGCGCACGTCGGTGAGCGCGGAGTGAAACTCTCCGGCGGGCAGCGTCAACGGATTGCCATCGCCCGTGTGCTGCTCAAGGATGCGCCAATCCTGATCATGGACGAGGCCACCTCCGCGCTGGACTCGGAAGTGGAAGCCGCGATCCAGGAAAGCCTGGAAACCCTGATGCAAGGCAAGACGGTAATCGCCATTGCCCACCGGTTGTCGACCATCGCGCGGATGGACCGCTTGGTGGTGCTGGAGAAAGGCAAGATCGCCGAAAGTGGCAGCCATGCCGAGCTGCTGGCCCATGGCGGGCTGTATGCGCGGCTGTGGCAGCACCAGACCGGAGGCTTCGTCGGTATCGACTGA
- a CDS encoding peptidylprolyl isomerase A: MLKKIAFFAGSVLFAANLMAAEPAKAPHVLITTTNGDIEIELDPVKAPISTKNFLAYVDKGFYTNTIFHRVIPGFMVQGGGFTAQMSQKPTEAPIKNEASNGLHNVRGTLSMARTNDPNSATSQFFINVADNAFLDPGRDAGYAVFAKVVKGMDVVDIIVNSQTTTKQGMQNVPIDPVYIKSAKRID; the protein is encoded by the coding sequence ATGCTGAAAAAAATCGCCTTCTTCGCCGGTTCTGTTCTGTTCGCCGCCAACCTGATGGCCGCCGAGCCTGCCAAGGCGCCCCACGTGCTGATCACCACCACCAACGGTGACATCGAGATCGAACTGGACCCGGTCAAGGCGCCCATCAGCACCAAGAACTTCCTGGCCTATGTCGACAAGGGCTTCTACACCAACACGATCTTCCACCGCGTGATCCCGGGCTTCATGGTCCAGGGCGGTGGGTTCACCGCACAGATGTCGCAAAAGCCGACCGAAGCACCGATCAAGAACGAAGCCAGCAACGGCCTGCATAACGTACGCGGGACCCTGTCCATGGCCCGCACCAACGACCCGAACTCGGCCACCAGCCAATTCTTCATCAACGTCGCCGACAATGCCTTCCTCGACCCGGGCCGTGATGCCGGTTACGCGGTATTCGCCAAAGTGGTCAAGGGCATGGATGTGGTCGATATCATCGTCAACTCCCAGACCACCACCAAGCAGGGCATGCAGAACGTGCCAATCGATCCTGTGTACATCAAGTCGGCCAAGCGCATCGACTGA
- a CDS encoding alpha/beta fold hydrolase, giving the protein MAWFDHEGCSLHYEEYGHGTPLILIHGLGSSSQDWELQIPVLARHYRLIVVDVRGHGRSDKPRERYSIQGFTFDLLALIEHLHLPPSHVVGLSMGGMIAFQLAVDEPAQVKSLCIVNSAPEVKVRSADDYWQWAKRWSLARVLSLGTIGKALGDRLFPKPEQADLRRKMAERWAKNDKRAYLASFDAIVGWGVQERLSRITCPTLVISADHDYTPVAQKENYVKLLPDARLVVIEDSRHATPLDQPEVFNATLLEFLKTVETTTQDH; this is encoded by the coding sequence ATGGCCTGGTTCGACCACGAAGGATGCAGCCTGCACTACGAGGAATATGGCCACGGCACGCCGCTGATCCTGATCCACGGCTTGGGCTCCAGCAGCCAGGATTGGGAGCTGCAAATCCCGGTATTGGCCAGGCATTACCGCCTGATCGTGGTAGACGTGCGCGGCCATGGTCGCTCCGACAAACCGCGCGAGCGCTATAGCATCCAGGGATTCACCTTCGACCTACTTGCCCTGATCGAACACTTGCACCTGCCGCCGTCCCATGTGGTCGGCTTGTCAATGGGCGGCATGATCGCCTTCCAGTTGGCGGTGGATGAACCCGCACAGGTCAAGAGCCTGTGCATCGTTAACAGCGCGCCTGAGGTCAAGGTGCGCAGTGCCGATGATTATTGGCAGTGGGCCAAGCGTTGGAGCCTGGCACGTGTGCTTAGCCTTGGCACTATTGGCAAGGCGCTGGGCGACCGGTTGTTCCCGAAACCCGAACAGGCCGACCTGCGCCGCAAGATGGCCGAACGCTGGGCAAAAAACGACAAACGTGCTTATCTCGCCAGCTTCGATGCGATTGTGGGCTGGGGCGTGCAGGAACGACTTTCGAGGATTACCTGTCCAACCCTGGTCATCAGCGCCGACCACGACTACACCCCCGTGGCGCAAAAAGAAAACTATGTAAAACTGCTGCCCGATGCGAGGCTGGTGGTGATTGAAGATTCGCGCCACGCCACGCCCTTGGACCAACCCGAAGTCTTTAACGCAACCCTGCTCGAATTTCTAAAGACAGTCGAAACCACTACCCAGGATCACTGA
- a CDS encoding 3-phosphoglycerate kinase, protein MRKFCCVLLALLPMSAFAYPIDVTKKIDGVSIDYTPSDVDGDISSIQLNNYGTNDAVCSVTFTNGPESPRRRTVTVPAGKSTNTTVKFNRAIIKMRIALACTPK, encoded by the coding sequence ATGAGAAAATTCTGTTGTGTGTTGCTGGCGCTGCTGCCGATGAGCGCGTTTGCCTACCCCATCGACGTCACCAAAAAGATCGACGGCGTAAGCATTGATTACACCCCCTCCGACGTGGACGGCGATATCAGTTCGATCCAACTCAATAACTACGGCACCAACGACGCGGTGTGTTCGGTAACCTTCACCAACGGCCCGGAATCGCCGCGCCGTCGTACGGTCACGGTGCCGGCGGGCAAAAGCACCAACACCACGGTCAAGTTCAACCGGGCCATCATCAAGATGCGGATTGCCCTGGCCTGCACGCCGAAATAA
- a CDS encoding FMN-dependent NADH-azoreductase — protein sequence MSNVLIIESSARQQDSISRQLTQQFISQWQAAHPADQITVRDVALNPVPHLDANLLGGWMKPADQRNASEQASLARSNELTDELLAADVLVMVAPMYNFAIPSTLKAWLDHVLRAGVTFKYTATGPQGLLTGKRAIVLTARGGIHTGASSDHQEPYLRQVMGFIGIHDVTFIHAEGVNLSGDFQEKGINHAKALLAQVA from the coding sequence ATGTCCAACGTTCTGATCATCGAAAGCAGTGCTCGCCAGCAGGATTCGATCTCCCGCCAACTGACCCAGCAGTTCATCAGCCAATGGCAGGCCGCCCATCCGGCGGATCAGATCACCGTGCGTGACGTAGCCCTTAACCCGGTGCCGCACCTGGACGCCAACCTGCTCGGCGGCTGGATGAAACCTGCGGATCAGCGCAACGCAAGCGAACAGGCGTCACTGGCTCGCTCCAACGAATTGACCGACGAATTGCTGGCTGCCGACGTGCTGGTGATGGTTGCGCCGATGTACAACTTCGCCATCCCCAGCACCCTTAAAGCCTGGCTGGACCACGTGTTGCGTGCGGGTGTGACCTTCAAGTACACCGCCACCGGCCCTCAAGGTCTGCTGACCGGCAAGCGTGCCATCGTGCTCACCGCTCGCGGCGGTATCCACACCGGTGCGAGCTCCGATCACCAGGAACCGTACTTGCGTCAGGTCATGGGCTTTATCGGCATTCACGATGTCACCTTCATTCACGCCGAGGGTGTGAACCTGAGCGGCGACTTCCAGGAAAAAGGCATCAACCACGCCAAGGCGCTGCTCGCACAAGTCGCGTGA
- a CDS encoding mechanosensitive ion channel family protein, with translation MDIKQLWLNAQDLWGALDEHPLLHASLGLLVLLVVALLLGRVARYVTLHAIKLLGRQPALHWLNDLRHNKVFHRLAQMTPSLVIQFGLYLVPDLSKTAILFIGNVALAITILFLMLAMSALLSALLDIYARTEHARTRSIKGYVQLAKMVLYVFGAIIIVATLIDRSPLLLLSGLGAMSAVILLVYKDTLLSFVASVQLTSNDMLRVGDWIEMPQVGADGDVVDITLHTVKVQNFDKTIVSIPTWRLMSESFKNNRGMQASGGRRIKRSLFIDASGVRFLRDDEEVRMTQVHLLTDYIGRKQAELKAWNEAQGHSAQLSANRRRMTNLGTFRAYALAYLKSHPDIQPNMTCMVRQMQTTAQGVPLEIYCFTRTTAWADYERIQGDIFDYLLAVLPEFGLSLYQQPSGNDLRAGVLPALLGASHLPTLENKSA, from the coding sequence ATGGATATCAAACAGCTCTGGCTCAACGCCCAAGACCTCTGGGGCGCCCTCGACGAACACCCACTGCTGCATGCCAGCCTCGGCTTGCTGGTGTTACTGGTAGTGGCCCTGCTGCTCGGACGAGTGGCGCGCTACGTCACCCTTCACGCCATCAAATTGCTTGGCAGGCAACCGGCCCTGCACTGGCTCAACGACCTGCGGCACAACAAAGTCTTCCACCGCCTGGCCCAGATGACGCCCTCTCTGGTGATCCAGTTCGGCCTGTACCTGGTACCGGACCTGAGCAAGACCGCGATCCTGTTCATCGGCAACGTGGCCCTGGCGATCACTATCCTGTTCCTGATGCTGGCCATGAGCGCCCTGCTCAGCGCCCTGCTGGACATCTACGCGCGCACCGAACACGCCCGCACCCGCTCGATCAAGGGCTACGTGCAGTTGGCGAAAATGGTCCTCTACGTGTTTGGCGCGATCATCATCGTGGCCACGCTGATCGACCGTTCGCCGCTGTTGCTGCTGTCGGGTCTGGGCGCCATGTCGGCGGTGATCTTGTTGGTGTACAAGGACACCCTGCTGTCCTTCGTCGCCAGTGTGCAACTGACCAGCAACGACATGCTGCGGGTTGGCGACTGGATCGAAATGCCCCAGGTTGGCGCGGATGGCGACGTGGTGGATATCACCCTGCACACGGTCAAGGTGCAGAACTTCGACAAGACCATCGTCTCCATCCCCACCTGGCGCCTGATGTCCGAATCGTTCAAGAACAACCGCGGCATGCAGGCCTCCGGCGGGCGGCGCATCAAACGCAGCCTGTTTATCGACGCCAGCGGCGTACGGTTCCTGCGCGACGACGAAGAAGTGCGCATGACCCAGGTGCACCTGCTCACCGACTACATCGGGCGCAAGCAGGCCGAGCTCAAGGCCTGGAACGAAGCCCAGGGCCACAGCGCGCAACTGTCGGCCAACCGTCGTCGCATGACCAACCTGGGTACCTTCCGCGCTTATGCGCTGGCCTATCTGAAAAGCCATCCGGACATCCAACCGAACATGACCTGCATGGTGCGCCAGATGCAGACCACCGCCCAAGGCGTGCCGCTGGAGATCTACTGCTTTACCCGCACTACGGCGTGGGCCGATTACGAGCGCATCCAGGGGGATATTTTTGATTATCTGCTGGCGGTGCTGCCAGAGTTCGGTTTGAGCTTGTATCAGCAGCCGAGTGGCAATGATTTGCGCGCTGGGGTGTTGCCTGCGTTATTAGGTGCCAGTCACTTGCCGACGCTGGAAAACAAGTCGGCCTGA
- a CDS encoding DEAD/DEAH box helicase, whose translation MFSQFALHERLLKAVAELKFVEPTPVQAAAIPLALEGRDLRVTAQTGSGKTAAFVLPVLNRLIGPAKVRVSIKTLILLPTRELAQQTLKEVERFSQFTFIKSGIITGGEDFKVQAAMLRKVPDILIGTPGRMIEQLNAGNLDLKEVEVLVLDEADRMLDMGFADDVQRLVGECVNRQQTMLFSATTGGSTLRDMVAKVLNNPEHLQVNNVSDLNATTRQQIVTADHNVHKEQILNWLLANETYQKAIVFTNTRAAADRIYGRLVAQEYKAFVLHGEKDQKDRKLAIDRLKAGGVKILVATDVAARGLDVDGLDLVINFDMPRSGDEYVHRIGRTGRAGNDGLAISLICHGDWNLMSSIERYLKQSFERRTIKEVKGTYTGPKKVKASGKAVGVKKKKTDAKGDKKKTGAKSPTKRKIANRPKTDNLSLVSKDGMAPLKRRKPEAPAAE comes from the coding sequence GTGTTTTCCCAATTCGCCCTGCACGAACGCCTGCTCAAAGCCGTGGCCGAGCTTAAATTTGTCGAGCCTACGCCTGTGCAAGCAGCGGCCATCCCGCTCGCGCTCGAAGGGCGTGACCTGCGGGTGACGGCTCAAACCGGTAGCGGCAAAACTGCCGCATTCGTCCTGCCGGTTCTGAACCGCCTGATCGGCCCGGCCAAGGTTCGCGTCAGCATCAAGACCCTGATCCTGCTGCCGACCCGCGAGCTGGCCCAACAGACCCTGAAGGAAGTCGAGCGCTTCTCGCAGTTCACCTTCATCAAGTCCGGCATCATCACCGGCGGCGAAGACTTCAAGGTCCAGGCTGCCATGCTGCGCAAGGTGCCGGATATCTTGATCGGCACCCCGGGCCGCATGATCGAGCAACTCAACGCCGGCAACCTCGACCTCAAGGAAGTCGAAGTGCTGGTGCTGGACGAAGCCGACCGTATGCTCGACATGGGCTTTGCCGACGACGTACAGCGCCTGGTGGGTGAATGCGTCAACCGTCAGCAGACCATGCTGTTCTCGGCGACCACTGGCGGTTCGACCCTGCGTGACATGGTTGCCAAGGTTCTGAACAACCCTGAGCACCTGCAGGTCAACAACGTCAGCGACCTGAACGCCACCACGCGTCAGCAGATCGTCACCGCCGACCACAATGTGCACAAAGAGCAGATCCTCAACTGGCTGCTGGCCAACGAGACCTATCAGAAGGCCATCGTGTTCACCAACACCCGCGCCGCTGCCGACCGCATCTACGGTCGTCTCGTGGCCCAGGAATACAAGGCGTTCGTGCTGCACGGCGAAAAAGACCAGAAGGACCGCAAGCTGGCCATCGACCGCCTCAAGGCAGGCGGCGTGAAGATCCTGGTGGCCACCGACGTCGCCGCTCGCGGCCTGGACGTGGACGGCCTGGACCTGGTGATCAACTTCGACATGCCCCGCAGCGGCGACGAATACGTGCACCGTATTGGCCGTACCGGGCGTGCCGGCAACGACGGCCTGGCGATCTCGCTCATCTGCCACGGCGACTGGAACCTGATGTCGAGCATCGAGCGCTACCTCAAGCAGTCGTTCGAGCGCCGCACCATCAAGGAAGTCAAAGGCACCTACACCGGGCCGAAGAAGGTCAAGGCTTCGGGCAAGGCCGTGGGTGTGAAGAAGAAAAAGACCGACGCCAAGGGCGACAAGAAAAAAACCGGCGCCAAGTCGCCAACCAAGCGCAAGATCGCCAACCGTCCGAAGACCGACAACCTGTCGCTCGTCAGCAAGGACGGCATGGCCCCGCTCAAGCGCCGCAAGCCAGAAGCGCCAGCTGCCGAGTAA
- a CDS encoding copper resistance system multicopper oxidase, whose translation MHSKTTRRTFVKGLAASGLLGGLGLWRSPVWALTSAGQPTVLAGTEFDLFIDQTPVNLTARPRTAQTVNGRLPGPLLRWREGDTVTLRVKNRLAEPTSIHWHGILLPSNMDGVPGLSFKGIEPGGEFVYQFTVKQHGTYWYHSHSGFQEQQGVYGPLVIDPREPEPFTYQRDYVVMLSDWTDEDPVELMKTLKKQSDYYNLHKPTVSDFARDVGKEGWSATVADRLMWAQMKMNPTDLADVSGETYTYLLNGQPPERNWTGVFQAGETLRLRFINGSAMSYFDVRIPGLKMTVIAADGQPVQPVSVDEFRIAVAETFDVLVEPSAAAYTLFAQSMDRSGYARGTLTRQAGATASVPGLDPRPWISMDDMGMGGMDHGAMADMPDMAGMDHSAMAMQAHPASEQHNPLVDMQAMSPVPKLDDPGIGLRNNGRRVLTYADLRSTFEDPDGRDPGRTIELHLTGHMEKFAWSFNGVKFSDAEPLLLTYGERVRLVLVNDTMMSHPIHLHGLWSDLEDENGQFQVRKHTIDMPPGSRRSYRVTADALGRWAYHCHLLYHMEMGMFREVRVHE comes from the coding sequence ATGCACTCCAAAACCACCCGACGAACCTTTGTCAAAGGCTTGGCCGCCAGCGGCTTGCTGGGCGGGCTCGGGCTCTGGCGCAGCCCGGTCTGGGCCTTGACCAGTGCCGGGCAACCCACGGTATTGGCAGGTACCGAATTTGACCTGTTTATCGACCAGACCCCAGTCAACCTGACCGCCCGCCCGCGTACCGCACAGACCGTCAATGGCAGACTGCCCGGCCCGCTGCTGCGCTGGCGCGAAGGCGACACCGTGACCCTGCGCGTGAAGAATCGCCTGGCTGAGCCAACGTCGATTCACTGGCACGGCATTCTCCTGCCGTCGAACATGGACGGCGTGCCCGGTTTGAGCTTCAAGGGTATCGAGCCGGGTGGCGAGTTTGTCTACCAATTCACGGTCAAGCAGCACGGCACCTACTGGTACCACAGCCACTCTGGGTTCCAGGAGCAGCAGGGCGTATATGGTCCGCTGGTGATCGACCCCAGGGAGCCTGAGCCATTTACCTATCAACGCGACTACGTGGTGATGCTGTCGGACTGGACCGACGAAGACCCCGTCGAGCTGATGAAAACCCTCAAGAAACAGTCCGACTACTACAACCTGCACAAGCCCACCGTGAGCGATTTTGCGAGGGATGTGGGCAAAGAGGGGTGGTCGGCCACGGTTGCCGATCGTCTGATGTGGGCGCAAATGAAGATGAACCCCACGGATCTGGCCGACGTCAGCGGTGAAACCTACACCTACCTGCTCAACGGCCAGCCGCCGGAGCGCAATTGGACGGGCGTGTTCCAAGCCGGTGAAACCCTTCGCCTACGGTTTATCAACGGCTCGGCGATGAGCTATTTCGACGTGCGCATTCCGGGCCTGAAGATGACCGTGATTGCCGCCGATGGCCAGCCGGTGCAACCAGTGAGCGTCGATGAGTTCCGCATCGCCGTGGCAGAGACCTTTGATGTGCTGGTCGAGCCGTCGGCTGCGGCCTACACGCTATTTGCTCAGTCGATGGATCGCAGTGGCTACGCTCGCGGCACACTCACCCGGCAAGCCGGGGCCACGGCGTCGGTGCCTGGGCTGGATCCGCGTCCCTGGATCAGCATGGACGATATGGGCATGGGCGGTATGGACCATGGCGCCATGGCGGACATGCCGGATATGGCCGGCATGGACCACAGTGCCATGGCGATGCAGGCGCATCCGGCCAGCGAGCAACACAACCCGCTGGTGGATATGCAGGCCATGAGTCCGGTGCCCAAGCTCGACGACCCTGGCATCGGCCTGCGCAACAACGGGCGGCGTGTCCTGACGTACGCCGACCTGCGCAGTACCTTTGAAGATCCCGACGGCCGTGACCCTGGCCGCACCATCGAGTTGCACCTCACCGGGCATATGGAGAAGTTCGCCTGGTCTTTCAATGGCGTGAAGTTTTCCGATGCCGAGCCCTTGCTCCTGACCTACGGCGAGCGGGTCCGTCTGGTGCTGGTCAACGACACCATGATGAGCCACCCCATCCACCTGCACGGCCTGTGGAGCGACCTGGAAGACGAAAACGGTCAGTTCCAGGTGCGCAAACACACGATCGACATGCCACCGGGCTCCCGGCGCAGTTACCGGGTGACCGCCGACGCGTTGGGCCGCTGGGCCTATCACTGCCACCTGCTGTACCACATGGAAATGGGCATGTTCCGTGAGGTGCGTGTGCATGAATGA
- a CDS encoding copper resistance protein B, translating into MSRHVLPALIALVFVPLAQADEFQSMSPATPALTESRTPIPVLMDADRAAVYNAPGGHIVHDSAINSLLLINQLEWQGGGGDGALNWDIKGWVGGDIDRLWLRSEGERSAGRTENAEVQALWGHAISPWWDWVGGVRQDFKPGDGQTWAAFGAQGMALYNLEVEATLFVGEAGRTAARLEGDYDILLTNRLILQPTAEFNFYGRNDPQRDIGSGLSDSELGLRLRYEVRREFAPYVGVTWNRSYGQTAQYARDEGEDTSQVRWVVGVRLWF; encoded by the coding sequence ATGAGCCGTCATGTTTTACCCGCGTTGATCGCGCTGGTGTTCGTTCCGCTGGCGCAGGCCGACGAGTTCCAGAGCATGAGCCCGGCCACGCCGGCACTCACCGAGAGCCGTACCCCGATCCCCGTGCTGATGGATGCCGATCGCGCTGCGGTCTACAACGCGCCCGGCGGCCATATCGTTCACGACAGTGCGATCAACTCGCTGCTGCTGATCAACCAGTTGGAATGGCAAGGCGGCGGCGGTGATGGCGCGCTGAACTGGGATATCAAGGGTTGGGTCGGTGGCGATATCGACCGCCTGTGGCTGCGCAGCGAAGGCGAGCGCAGTGCCGGTCGCACCGAAAACGCCGAAGTCCAGGCTCTGTGGGGCCATGCCATCAGCCCATGGTGGGACTGGGTGGGCGGTGTGCGCCAGGACTTCAAACCGGGTGATGGCCAGACCTGGGCGGCGTTCGGCGCCCAAGGCATGGCGCTGTACAACCTTGAAGTGGAAGCCACGCTGTTCGTCGGTGAGGCGGGGCGTACCGCTGCTCGGTTGGAAGGCGACTACGACATCCTGCTGACCAATCGGTTGATCCTGCAGCCTACGGCCGAATTCAATTTTTATGGGCGCAACGACCCGCAGCGCGACATTGGCTCGGGCCTCTCGGACAGTGAGCTGGGCCTGCGGTTGCGTTACGAAGTGCGCCGCGAATTCGCTCCCTACGTAGGCGTCACCTGGAATCGCAGCTACGGCCAGACCGCGCAATACGCCCGTGATGAGGGCGAAGACACGAGCCAGGTGCGCTGGGTGGTCGGTGTGCGCCTGTGGTTCTGA
- a CDS encoding copper resistance protein CopC — MSMFKTALAGVVLCVGSITSLAASAHPKLLSSTPVAGAQGAAPAVIELRFSENLLTQFSGAKLIMTDMPGMPNSPMPVKASVEASSDPKVMLIKPASTLTTGTYRVDWRAVSSDTHPILGNVVFSVQP, encoded by the coding sequence ATGTCGATGTTTAAAACCGCCCTGGCGGGCGTTGTGCTGTGCGTTGGATCAATCACCAGCCTGGCGGCTTCAGCCCATCCGAAGCTGCTGTCTTCCACCCCGGTGGCCGGTGCCCAGGGAGCGGCCCCGGCAGTGATTGAGCTGCGTTTCTCGGAAAACCTGCTGACGCAGTTTTCCGGCGCCAAGCTGATCATGACCGATATGCCCGGCATGCCGAACTCGCCGATGCCGGTTAAAGCCAGTGTTGAGGCCAGCAGCGATCCCAAGGTGATGCTGATCAAACCGGCCTCTACGTTAACGACGGGAACCTACCGTGTGGACTGGCGTGCGGTGTCGTCCGACACCCACCCGATCCTGGGCAATGTGGTGTTCAGCGTTCAGCCATGA